From one Helicobacter sp. 12S02232-10 genomic stretch:
- a CDS encoding zinc ribbon domain-containing protein, with amino-acid sequence MNKNLQQLIQISNLDKEIDNLEPKIAQKRSDLDKTIRSKEIKNLEFLNLEEDKKDIKLQISRNEQVLQDVSAKLENIYKKISEVRSERELKALNIEEEIAKEQSAQANQEIQRLETEFEHKTELQKSVESTITELEKTITELEEKVSKDIEEIKDQQEKIFAQKQKLIVTMDQKLISFYEKVRKWAKNASVVPVRKQACGGCFIRINDRVYAEIIQSNDIITCPHCGRILYIEETV; translated from the coding sequence ATGAACAAAAACCTCCAGCAGCTCATTCAAATATCAAACCTTGATAAAGAGATTGACAACCTAGAGCCTAAAATCGCACAAAAAAGAAGCGATCTTGACAAAACCATTCGTTCCAAAGAAATTAAAAATTTGGAATTTCTAAATCTAGAAGAAGATAAAAAGGACATTAAACTTCAAATCTCAAGAAATGAACAAGTTTTGCAAGATGTGAGTGCCAAACTCGAAAATATTTATAAAAAAATCTCGGAAGTGAGATCAGAAAGAGAACTCAAAGCACTTAATATTGAAGAAGAGATTGCCAAAGAACAATCTGCTCAAGCCAATCAAGAAATCCAAAGGCTTGAAACTGAATTCGAACACAAAACCGAATTGCAAAAATCTGTCGAATCCACAATCACTGAACTTGAAAAAACAATCACTGAACTTGAAGAAAAAGTAAGCAAGGACATCGAAGAGATCAAAGATCAACAAGAAAAAATATTTGCTCAAAAACAAAAACTCATCGTTACTATGGATCAAAAACTCATCAGTTTTTATGAAAAAGTCAGAAAATGGGCTAAAAATGCCAGCGTTGTTCCTGTCAGAAAACAAGCTTGCGGGGGTTGCTTCATCAGAATCAACGATAGAGTGTATGCAGAAATCATTCAAAGCAACGACATCATTACCTGCCCACATTGTGGGAGAATTCTTTATATTGAGGAAACGGTATAA
- a CDS encoding Nif3-like dinuclear metal center hexameric protein produces MKKVCEIYDVLNSISPFELQEKWDNSGLNLGNEDEDAKEIYLCLEVTPEIAQSVSPQSLIIAHHPLFFKPLKSFSYNSYPANIAKILIEKNCSLICMHTNFDTTHLNPYFAQNILGFEGLKTDGIALSGAIQPIKFSLLAEKIKQKLNLPSIKCAQSSDIIDFVSIVCGAGSSHLYQNSLKQNSCLITGDIKYHDAMIAKSLKISLIDAEHYQSEKNFPQILQTILKTKGYQAIIKDCKNPFTHL; encoded by the coding sequence ATGAAAAAAGTTTGTGAAATTTATGATGTCTTAAATTCTATTTCTCCTTTTGAATTGCAAGAAAAATGGGATAACAGCGGGTTGAATCTAGGAAATGAAGATGAAGATGCCAAAGAAATTTATTTGTGTTTGGAGGTCACACCTGAAATTGCCCAAAGTGTTTCACCCCAGAGCCTTATCATTGCGCATCATCCCTTATTTTTTAAACCTTTAAAATCTTTTTCTTACAATTCCTATCCTGCAAACATCGCTAAAATTCTGATAGAAAAAAATTGCTCCTTAATCTGTATGCACACAAACTTCGATACCACCCACCTCAACCCTTATTTTGCACAAAATATTCTAGGATTTGAAGGTCTCAAAACAGACGGCATTGCTTTAAGTGGTGCCATACAACCCATAAAATTTTCACTTTTAGCTGAAAAAATCAAGCAAAAGCTAAATTTGCCCTCAATCAAATGCGCTCAAAGTTCTGATATAATTGACTTTGTCTCTATCGTGTGTGGTGCAGGCTCTTCCCATCTGTATCAAAACAGCTTAAAACAAAATTCGTGTCTGATAACTGGGGACATTAAATACCACGATGCAATGATTGCAAAGTCACTCAAAATCAGTCTGATTGATGCAGAGCACTATCAAAGTGAAAAAAATTTTCCTCAAATCTTGCAAACCATTTTGAAAACTAAGGGTTATCAAGCTATAATTAAAGATTGTAAAAATCCATTTACACATCTATAA
- the glyQ gene encoding glycine--tRNA ligase subunit alpha, which produces MSSNENSFSDILLKLQNFWKNQGCLIVQPYDIPAGAGTFHPATLLKSLESKPWSVAYVAPSRRPTDGRYGENPNRLGSYYQFQVLIKPSPDNIQELYLKSLEALGLNIKEHDVRFIEDNWESPTLGAWGLGWEVWLDGMEITQFTYFQQVGGIACDPVPVEITYGVERLAMYIQGVESIFDIQWAKNPNGESVKYADVHLEAEYEFSKYHFEIADTKMIFEMFEKAQNEAKRCLQASLPLPAYDYTMLSSHFFNILDARKAISVAQRQSHILQIREIAKGCAALYKEQEEEREERIKAHLV; this is translated from the coding sequence ATGAGCTCAAATGAAAACAGCTTTTCAGATATCTTACTGAAACTGCAAAATTTTTGGAAAAATCAAGGTTGTCTGATTGTTCAGCCTTATGATATTCCCGCAGGAGCAGGAACATTTCACCCTGCCACTTTGCTTAAGAGTCTTGAAAGCAAGCCTTGGAGTGTCGCCTATGTAGCTCCTTCGCGCCGCCCTACAGATGGAAGATATGGAGAGAATCCTAATCGCTTAGGGAGCTACTATCAATTCCAAGTCCTCATCAAACCAAGTCCAGATAACATTCAAGAACTTTATCTAAAAAGCCTTGAAGCCTTAGGGCTTAATATCAAAGAACACGATGTCCGTTTTATCGAAGACAACTGGGAATCTCCGACTTTAGGGGCTTGGGGGCTTGGATGGGAGGTTTGGCTTGATGGAATGGAAATCACACAATTCACCTACTTTCAACAAGTTGGGGGCATAGCCTGCGATCCTGTCCCCGTAGAGATTACCTATGGCGTCGAACGCCTAGCAATGTATATTCAAGGCGTAGAATCCATCTTTGATATACAATGGGCAAAAAACCCAAATGGAGAAAGTGTCAAATATGCAGATGTGCATTTAGAAGCTGAATATGAATTCAGTAAATACCATTTTGAAATCGCAGATACAAAAATGATTTTTGAAATGTTTGAAAAAGCCCAAAATGAAGCCAAAAGATGCTTGCAAGCTTCACTTCCTTTGCCTGCATACGATTATACGATGCTTAGTTCGCATTTCTTCAATATTTTAGATGCAAGAAAGGCGATCTCTGTAGCCCAAAGACAAAGCCATATTCTCCAAATCCGAGAAATCGCCAAAGGTTGTGCCGCGCTTTATAAAGAACAAGAGGAAGAAAGAGAAGAAAGAATCAAAGCGCATTTAGTATGA
- a CDS encoding NAD(P)H-dependent glycerol-3-phosphate dehydrogenase yields MKMTIFGGGAWGRALAFAFGQKNEVRIISRRDITSMLKPLNETLSQNSRPAILQSSLEEGLKSELFVIAISVQALREWFACAHLDQKAKTLIASKGIEEGTGAFVSQIAQDFISEENLCFLTGPSFAKEVALGLPCALAIHSSNPLLAQEFANKMPTFIKPYVKNDMIGGEIAGAYKNVIAIAGGICDGLELGQNAKASLLSRGLVEMCRFGEYFGAKMQTFLGLAGAGDLFLTANSILSRNYRVGLGLAKNRPLEDILNDLGEVAEGIKTSKAITQIAQREGIYTPIATEVQEIIQGKSPLESMGTLMKR; encoded by the coding sequence ATGAAAATGACAATTTTTGGCGGCGGGGCTTGGGGAAGAGCTCTTGCATTTGCCTTTGGACAAAAAAACGAGGTTCGAATCATCTCAAGACGCGATATTACCTCTATGCTTAAACCCTTGAATGAAACCCTAAGCCAAAACTCCCGTCCAGCCATCTTGCAATCCTCTCTTGAAGAAGGTTTGAAATCTGAACTTTTTGTTATTGCCATCAGTGTTCAGGCATTAAGAGAATGGTTTGCTTGTGCGCATTTAGATCAAAAAGCAAAAACACTCATCGCAAGCAAAGGGATTGAAGAGGGTACGGGAGCCTTTGTAAGTCAAATCGCGCAAGACTTTATTTCTGAAGAAAATCTCTGCTTTTTGACAGGTCCAAGTTTTGCCAAAGAAGTTGCTTTAGGTCTTCCCTGTGCTTTAGCGATCCATTCAAGCAACCCCCTCCTTGCTCAAGAGTTTGCAAATAAAATGCCTACTTTTATCAAACCCTATGTAAAGAACGATATGATCGGAGGGGAAATCGCAGGCGCTTATAAAAACGTCATTGCGATAGCAGGAGGGATCTGTGATGGACTGGAACTAGGACAAAACGCCAAAGCTTCCCTTTTATCGCGCGGGCTTGTTGAGATGTGTCGGTTCGGGGAATATTTTGGGGCAAAAATGCAAACTTTTTTAGGACTCGCAGGCGCAGGCGATTTATTTTTGACAGCCAATTCTATCCTTTCTAGAAACTATCGTGTCGGATTGGGATTAGCAAAAAACAGACCTTTGGAAGATATTTTAAACGATCTAGGCGAGGTCGCTGAAGGCATCAAGACTTCTAAGGCAATCACTCAAATCGCCCAAAGAGAAGGCATTTATACCCCTATTGCCACAGAAGTTCAAGAAATTATTCAGGGCAAAAGCCCATTAGAGAGTATGGGAACTTTGATGAAAAGATAA
- a CDS encoding MFS transporter, whose translation MKINLGFTDHKRPLGKQDIKTLSLSSLGGTLEFYDFIIFVFFAPVISHLFFPASLNPFWSSLNTYGTFAAGYFARPLGGIIMAHFGDKNGRKNMFMLSILLMVIPTFLVGILPVYESIGYFAPLILLLVRILQGIAIGGELPGAWVFISEHVPKKHLGFAMGVLTGCVVGGILLGSVVAFFINIFFTSVQIEDFAWRLPFILGGVFGIISIFLRRYLEETPIFQEMKASNSLVKLPIKKVFESAKTGVIISALMTWVLTGCIVVLILLMPNFMKGVLQASNTQIILIQMLAIFAVAIGCVIAGVLADKFGVLKICCIFGLGFCASSLIYFYELYHQSQIQSVFFWYIISGIFAGVMNFTPLIMVRIFPSNIRFSGLSFSYNLAYAIFGGFAPILVVSLNAYNPIWIGYYLGFLGIVAVFVSLYLRLKNLG comes from the coding sequence ATGAAGATAAATCTAGGTTTTACAGATCACAAAAGACCTCTTGGCAAGCAAGATATTAAAACCCTCTCCCTTTCCTCTCTTGGAGGGACATTGGAATTTTATGATTTTATTATTTTTGTGTTTTTTGCTCCTGTAATTTCGCATTTATTTTTTCCTGCTTCACTCAATCCCTTTTGGAGCTCTTTGAATACTTATGGGACATTTGCTGCAGGCTATTTTGCTCGCCCTTTAGGGGGTATTATTATGGCACATTTCGGGGATAAAAACGGGCGAAAAAATATGTTTATGCTTTCGATTTTGCTGATGGTAATCCCAACTTTTTTAGTCGGAATACTACCTGTTTATGAAAGTATCGGGTATTTTGCACCATTGATTCTTTTGCTTGTGCGAATTCTGCAAGGAATTGCAATTGGAGGCGAACTACCTGGCGCGTGGGTATTTATCTCTGAACACGTCCCAAAAAAACATCTAGGATTTGCTATGGGTGTGCTTACTGGCTGTGTCGTGGGAGGAATTCTATTGGGATCTGTGGTCGCATTTTTCATCAATATTTTTTTCACTTCCGTTCAAATTGAGGATTTTGCTTGGAGATTGCCCTTTATTTTAGGAGGAGTGTTTGGGATTATTTCTATTTTTCTACGCAGGTATTTGGAAGAAACGCCTATTTTTCAAGAAATGAAAGCAAGTAATTCTTTGGTCAAACTCCCGATCAAAAAAGTATTTGAAAGCGCTAAAACAGGTGTTATTATTTCCGCTTTAATGACTTGGGTGCTCACAGGATGTATTGTCGTGCTGATTCTTTTAATGCCTAATTTTATGAAAGGAGTTTTACAAGCTTCAAACACTCAAATCATTTTAATCCAAATGCTTGCTATTTTTGCAGTAGCCATTGGTTGTGTCATTGCAGGCGTTTTGGCTGATAAGTTTGGTGTTCTTAAGATTTGTTGTATTTTTGGGCTTGGATTTTGTGCTTCTTCTTTGATATATTTTTATGAGCTCTACCATCAAAGCCAAATTCAAAGTGTTTTTTTCTGGTATATAATCTCAGGAATTTTTGCAGGCGTAATGAACTTCACTCCTTTGATTATGGTGCGTATTTTTCCCTCCAATATCAGATTCAGCGGACTATCATTTTCCTATAATCTTGCTTATGCGATTTTTGGGGGATTTGCCCCAATTCTTGTAGTCAGCCTAAATGCCTATAATCCGATATGGATAGGATATTATCTAGGATTTTTGGGAATAGTGGCAGTTTTTGTCAGCCTTTATTTAAGATTAAAAAATCTTGGATAA
- a CDS encoding vacuolating cyotoxin family protein → MIKIPKLVFCFSCAFLFNDLVYAETNATNDFYYLYGKTYNDNGYISGLSTGSSKTYTPTYNFGNHYLAIRNKNYIGPGYLGHQSVTIIAKNINFEANSLLKMGNGSLVGSSSDLTINGDVSMASGSMLEGQRGSITINGSISGSGKIQTDSGYALNIKGATDIALDTLNTTGTATLNASNNITINNFTLSGNTNTLSAKNLTIANTLNLYENATLNALGVSGNITIGTLTNATSIAASFRTGTLDTHANVTITDINLNNFTSGRSLAVNTHGYGDITLNGALKLNGSAGGIGLAGSTGVFNLNGKNITFNQDVTLGYYTSLKVSGTGTFNAQKINVGNGSTTGNTTLDFSGIQGATTIKALELSTASVYGSNFTIGSLTAHKGASRSIFYNNIGTSTIDTLYLADNGTSTVDNSILEFKGGGTSLDVKTLKTDKWAILDASVISKLTIGTLESNYSTIKAKDLTLNNGTFSSGATYLYADTTTSNGTISLDNSAELWLKSGQSFTADTLNMKNSSKLYAASDNGGMKGTTTINHIIFDNSQIYANNLTTQDIQVKNNGSVTLSKGSAYTNQGDLNITDGSYLEIHNGDFINNGELNITLGADPKKNAKNLINVLDGSFTFDMTKYSTGKTDTYKDASGIPEYFSKDTDASDPKNPYYATFELKDADGKVVSRLNQSQISEDKIVSDNQGHYYIPQTDASGKTTNYYLQYIDANGNAIGTDATGYFNKNTAQSAGYKTLTGDIKVPKAAINVTLDPSGLSAGTTYNLLTTKSGIQFKDGSIIYNSSTSQYAGYKKELNQRVNFTTSDGSTLAITYWMSDDNKTIGFQYDTGKHYIDAQPFIKPGTWVLGIGSGAAAFGSMGGIPGASGLAKSYTLKLQAQQWHNNVTGQDESTVYFLQNLNYNNYGNTSAVFTIDAIGSDFALGKNQDIGGIGGVINIGPYNAKSNMVLKADNIYLGGTINLGDGALISGHLDLEAKNSSGSLGKILGDDPNAIINVKNHSSLKAVGSSFDYKGTINLNGNKTITDEVGLDLSGITGKITIGTLNATAARPNSVDKNAGIKMKDFTITNLNVYNGNGGSINNFYSEFTTNIGDSSIGTLTLVKGTTGVDQAGLKFSGGGNSLTIDTANINESSFLDASKITNVYINKALNIPDSPEITFDRGVHGVIFDNLTLNDGAIMNYGGPTNLTINGDFTNKYGLMNVTPKGSTIQTINVKGNASFYFNDNGTDSSGIATPLIKISDVKGLKLNQKYTLLKTGGTITYIYTNSEGKIFKSTDSKDNANNLYNEMADRIALLNSDGSQSKDAEKTVNDKEISFIIKEEDKTNPYDPNDIRYWFYKKGGKVWINDIGNTGASVMDWLQVLMIDKHNGLWAKDRVFSNDLNYFVRVSSQLQSTMGQLSSVNRKNNSTAATRLATDVNKMSRLVKLSSTKANMPTFADMLRDLEKKHFADARSGNINAIYKYANRNLYKNNVWATAIGTASFVDGGNSTLYGINAGYDRFINNVIIGGYIAYAQGKYNGDIIRNNSYNANAGLYSRAYIGNSEFDISASETFGFNKEEIYSQDMILSQLNQSYHYNTYTTNINVNYGYVFGISEKSVVIKPQIGLSYYYIAATKILGNMVNPVDNDLRVDADPDQKQDVALNLAIETRQYFKNSSYWYFIAGISRDLFLKSKGDQEVRFVGNNTLSYKKGDQLNTYASLTAGGEMELFRRIYVNLGLGAKAGMAYKDINISGNVGMRYVF, encoded by the coding sequence ATGATAAAAATTCCTAAACTAGTCTTTTGCTTTTCTTGTGCATTTTTGTTCAACGATCTGGTTTATGCAGAGACTAACGCAACAAATGATTTTTACTATCTTTATGGAAAAACTTATAATGATAACGGATACATCAGTGGTTTGAGCACAGGCTCTAGTAAGACTTATACTCCCACTTATAATTTTGGAAACCATTATCTAGCTATCCGAAATAAAAATTATATCGGTCCGGGTTATCTAGGTCATCAATCTGTAACCATCATTGCTAAAAATATAAATTTTGAGGCAAATTCTTTGCTCAAAATGGGCAATGGATCCCTAGTAGGATCGAGTTCAGATCTAACAATAAACGGCGATGTTTCAATGGCAAGCGGGAGTATGTTGGAGGGTCAAAGAGGAAGTATAACAATTAATGGCAGTATCTCAGGAAGCGGAAAAATTCAAACCGATTCTGGATATGCTCTTAACATTAAAGGAGCTACCGATATTGCTTTGGATACGCTGAACACAACAGGTACTGCAACCCTAAATGCTTCAAACAATATCACAATAAATAATTTTACATTATCTGGAAATACCAATACATTAAGTGCTAAAAATCTAACCATTGCCAACACACTTAATCTTTATGAAAATGCCACATTAAATGCCTTGGGCGTAAGTGGAAATATCACCATAGGAACCTTGACCAATGCAACATCAATAGCAGCTTCCTTTCGAACCGGCACTTTAGATACCCACGCAAACGTTACCATCACTGATATCAATCTAAACAACTTTACCAGTGGGCGTTCGCTTGCTGTGAATACACACGGCTATGGCGATATTACATTAAACGGAGCTCTTAAATTAAACGGCTCTGCAGGGGGAATCGGACTTGCAGGCTCCACAGGAGTTTTTAATCTCAATGGTAAAAATATCACATTCAATCAAGATGTGACCTTAGGCTATTATACCAGTCTCAAAGTCTCAGGTACAGGAACTTTTAATGCACAAAAAATCAATGTGGGCAACGGTTCGACAACAGGCAATACAACATTAGATTTTTCAGGAATTCAAGGTGCTACAACCATAAAAGCATTGGAACTAAGCACTGCAAGCGTCTATGGATCTAACTTTACCATCGGCTCACTAACAGCACATAAAGGCGCTTCAAGATCAATTTTTTACAACAATATTGGCACAAGCACTATTGACACACTTTATTTAGCAGACAATGGAACAAGTACCGTTGATAACTCTATATTGGAATTTAAAGGTGGTGGCACTTCATTGGATGTCAAAACCCTCAAAACAGATAAGTGGGCAATATTGGATGCTTCTGTCATCTCTAAACTTACCATAGGCACTCTAGAGTCTAACTATTCGACCATCAAGGCCAAAGATTTAACCCTAAATAACGGCACTTTCAGTAGTGGGGCTACCTATCTTTATGCTGACACCACCACTTCCAATGGCACAATTTCACTTGATAACAGCGCGGAATTATGGCTTAAAAGCGGTCAGTCATTTACTGCCGATACGCTCAATATGAAAAATAGCTCCAAGCTTTATGCCGCAAGTGACAATGGCGGAATGAAGGGAACGACCACAATCAACCATATCATTTTTGACAATTCCCAAATCTATGCCAACAACCTCACTACCCAAGATATTCAAGTAAAAAATAACGGAAGCGTGACTTTGAGCAAAGGAAGCGCTTACACCAATCAAGGCGATTTAAACATTACAGATGGGAGCTATTTAGAGATCCACAATGGTGACTTTATCAATAACGGAGAGCTAAATATTACGCTTGGAGCCGATCCGAAAAAAAATGCCAAAAATCTCATCAATGTATTGGATGGGTCTTTTACCTTTGATATGACCAAATACTCTACAGGCAAAACAGATACCTATAAAGACGCTTCAGGCATACCTGAGTATTTTTCCAAAGACACTGATGCAAGCGATCCAAAAAATCCCTACTACGCTACTTTTGAGCTAAAAGATGCAGACGGAAAAGTAGTAAGTCGCCTCAATCAAAGCCAAATCAGCGAGGACAAAATCGTATCAGATAATCAAGGACACTACTATATCCCTCAAACAGATGCAAGCGGAAAAACAACAAATTATTATCTGCAATATATAGACGCTAACGGAAATGCAATTGGCACTGATGCTACAGGTTATTTCAACAAAAATACAGCACAAAGTGCTGGTTATAAGACCCTCACAGGCGATATCAAAGTCCCTAAGGCTGCAATCAACGTTACTCTAGACCCTAGCGGTCTGAGTGCAGGCACAACTTACAATCTCCTTACAACCAAAAGTGGCATCCAGTTTAAAGATGGCTCAATCATCTACAATTCTTCTACTTCACAATATGCAGGCTACAAAAAAGAGTTGAACCAAAGGGTTAATTTCACCACATCAGATGGTTCAACACTTGCAATCACATATTGGATGAGTGATGATAATAAAACCATTGGTTTTCAATACGATACAGGCAAACATTATATCGATGCCCAACCTTTCATCAAGCCTGGTACTTGGGTGCTTGGAATTGGATCAGGGGCTGCTGCATTTGGCTCTATGGGTGGCATACCTGGAGCGAGTGGTTTGGCAAAAAGCTATACACTCAAGCTCCAAGCCCAACAATGGCACAACAACGTAACAGGTCAAGATGAAAGCACTGTTTATTTCCTCCAAAACCTCAACTACAACAACTACGGCAACACAAGTGCTGTTTTCACTATAGATGCCATAGGGAGTGATTTCGCGCTAGGCAAGAACCAAGATATAGGAGGCATAGGCGGTGTGATCAACATTGGTCCTTATAATGCCAAATCTAATATGGTTCTCAAAGCTGATAATATTTATTTGGGAGGCACGATTAATCTAGGTGATGGAGCACTTATCAGTGGGCATTTGGATTTGGAAGCCAAAAATTCAAGCGGTAGTCTTGGTAAAATCTTAGGTGATGATCCCAATGCCATCATTAATGTCAAAAATCACTCTAGTCTAAAAGCTGTAGGGAGCAGTTTTGATTATAAAGGAACGATCAACCTAAATGGGAATAAAACCATTACGGATGAAGTTGGTTTGGATCTAAGTGGAATCACAGGAAAAATCACTATAGGCACTCTAAATGCAACGGCTGCAAGACCCAATAGCGTGGATAAAAACGCTGGGATCAAAATGAAAGATTTCACGATTACAAATCTCAATGTCTATAATGGAAATGGTGGAAGCATTAATAATTTTTATTCTGAATTCACCACAAATATCGGAGATTCTAGTATTGGCACACTGACTTTAGTAAAAGGAACAACTGGTGTAGATCAGGCTGGATTAAAATTCAGCGGTGGGGGGAACAGTCTTACTATAGACACTGCTAATATTAACGAATCGAGCTTTTTAGATGCAAGCAAAATCACCAATGTTTATATCAATAAAGCCCTCAATATCCCTGATTCACCAGAAATTACTTTTGATCGTGGGGTTCACGGCGTGATATTTGATAATCTCACGCTCAATGATGGCGCGATAATGAACTATGGCGGACCAACCAACCTTACAATCAACGGGGATTTTACCAATAAATACGGACTAATGAATGTGACACCCAAGGGAAGCACTATCCAAACCATCAACGTCAAAGGCAATGCCTCTTTTTATTTCAATGACAATGGAACTGATAGTAGCGGTATCGCCACCCCACTCATCAAAATCAGCGATGTCAAAGGTCTCAAACTCAATCAAAAATACACACTCTTAAAAACAGGTGGAACTATCACTTATATCTACACTAATTCAGAGGGCAAAATATTCAAATCCACTGATTCCAAAGATAATGCCAACAATCTATACAATGAAATGGCAGATAGAATTGCCCTACTCAACAGCGATGGATCTCAAAGCAAAGATGCAGAAAAAACCGTGAATGACAAAGAAATCTCTTTCATTATTAAAGAAGAAGACAAAACAAACCCTTATGATCCTAATGACATTCGATATTGGTTTTACAAAAAAGGCGGAAAAGTTTGGATCAATGATATTGGCAACACAGGGGCAAGCGTTATGGACTGGCTCCAAGTCTTAATGATTGATAAGCACAATGGCTTATGGGCAAAAGACAGAGTATTTTCAAACGATTTAAATTATTTCGTTCGTGTCTCTTCCCAACTCCAAAGCACAATGGGACAACTCTCATCAGTCAATCGTAAAAATAATTCCACAGCTGCTACAAGGCTTGCTACAGACGTCAATAAAATGAGTCGATTAGTAAAACTCTCAAGCACAAAAGCAAATATGCCCACATTTGCCGATATGTTAAGGGATTTGGAGAAAAAGCATTTTGCCGATGCTAGAAGTGGCAATATAAATGCGATCTATAAATACGCCAACAGAAACCTCTATAAAAACAACGTTTGGGCTACTGCTATTGGAACTGCTAGTTTCGTAGATGGAGGGAACAGCACTTTATATGGAATCAATGCTGGTTATGACAGATTTATCAATAATGTAATCATCGGGGGATATATCGCCTACGCTCAAGGAAAATACAATGGCGATATCATACGAAATAACTCTTATAACGCAAATGCAGGGCTTTATTCTAGAGCCTATATAGGAAATAGCGAATTTGATATCTCTGCAAGTGAAACTTTTGGCTTCAACAAAGAAGAAATCTATTCACAAGATATGATTCTAAGCCAACTCAATCAAAGCTATCATTACAATACCTACACCACCAATATTAACGTTAATTATGGGTATGTCTTTGGCATCAGTGAAAAATCAGTTGTTATCAAGCCTCAAATAGGCTTAAGCTATTATTACATCGCTGCTACCAAAATTTTGGGTAATATGGTCAATCCTGTAGATAATGATTTGCGAGTTGATGCCGATCCTGATCAAAAACAAGATGTTGCCCTCAATCTTGCTATCGAAACCCGTCAATACTTTAAAAACTCCTCTTATTGGTATTTTATAGCTGGTATCAGCCGCGACTTGTTTCTTAAATCCAAAGGCGATCAAGAAGTCAGATTTGTGGGCAATAATACCCTTAGCTACAAAAAAGGAGACCAACTCAATACCTATGCCTCTCTAACTGCGGGTGGTGAAATGGAACTTTTTAGAAGAATCTATGTAAATTTAGGTCTAGGGGCAAAGGCAGGGATGGCTTATAAAGACATCAATATCAGTGGTAATGTGGGAATGAGATACGTATTCTAA